Proteins encoded together in one Musa acuminata AAA Group cultivar baxijiao chromosome BXJ3-6, Cavendish_Baxijiao_AAA, whole genome shotgun sequence window:
- the LOC135639800 gene encoding desmethyl-deoxy-podophyllotoxin synthase-like yields the protein MDLTSTSFLFSFLVLLVSLLLLKKNRSGGGARATLPPGPSKLPIIGSLHHLLGGLPHRSLTALSKKFGPVILLKLGEVPTLVVSSTEAAAEIMKTHDISFASRPTNLNLQTATYGDRGVGFTSYGFHWRELRKMSIVELLSAKRVQSFRFIREEEVLNLVRSIALLSNAGSTVNLSKKLVLLANDIGSRSVIGSKCKYQKEFIRIVMQTLEAAGGFSLADLFPSWPIIKLLSGATFKMQMLHRDMDAILNSIIQDRRERKSAEQPEEEEEEALVDVMLRVQAEGSLSFPLADEDMKAMMLDMLGGASETSAGIMEWAMSELMRNPRVMRKLQEEVRETVGEKGKVTEKDINGMNYLKLVIKETLRLHPPVPLLLPRECRETCEVLGYQIPEKTRVFVNVWALGRDPRYWDSPTEFEPERFESRNSMVDFKGTNFEFLPFGAGRRICPGMSFGLKSIELSLASLLYNFDWELPSGNEGMPQELDMSETFSITCRRKSDLCLRAIPRIPFSMT from the exons ATGGATCTCACCAgcacctccttcctcttctcctttctcgTCCTCCTCGTTTCGCTGCTGCTACTCAAGAAGAACAGGTCTGGTGGCGGAGCTCGTGCCACACTGCCTCCCGGTCCATCTAAGCTCCCTATCATAGGCAGCTTGCACCATCTCTTGGGTGGCCTGCCGCATCGTTCCCTCACTGCCTTATCTAAGAAATTTGGCCCCGTGATACTCCTGAAGCTCGGTGAGGTCCCCACCCTCGTTGTCTCATCTACCGAAGCGGCTGCTGAGATCATGAAAACTCACGACATCAGCTTCGCCTCTCGGCCCACTAACCTGAATCTCCAGACCGCCACATACGGTGACAGGGGCGTCGGCTTTACCTCGTATGGATTCCACTGGAGGGAGCTGCGCAAGATGAGCATCGTGGAGCTATTGAGTGCCAAGCGAGTCCAATCTTTTCGCTTTATCCGGGAAGAGGAGGTGCTTAATCTTGTGCGGTCGATAGCCCTGTTGTCCAACGCTGGTTCCACCGTGAACCTCAGTAAGAAATTGGTGCTGTTGGCTAATGACATAGGCTCCCGGTCCGTCATCGGCAGCAAGTGCAAGTACCAGAAAGAGTTCATACGGATAGTGATGCAAACGCTGGAAGCTGCCGGAGGCTTCAGTTTGGCGGACTTATTCCCGTCATGGCCGATAATTAAACTTCTCAGTGGCGCGACTTTCAAGATGCAGATGTTACACCGTGACATGGACGCGATCCTGAATAGCATCATTCAAGACCGCAGAGAAAGGAAGTCCGCAGAgcaaccggaggaggaggaggaggaggccttggTCGATGTCATGCTGAGAGTTCAAGCTGAAGGTAGCCTGTCATTCCCCTTAGCAGACGAGGACATGAAAGCCATGATGCTG GATATGCTCGGTGGGGCCAGCGAGACCTCCGCAGGAATAATGGAGTGGGCCATGTCGGAGCTGATGAGGAATCCAAGAGTGATGCGGAAGTTGCAAGAGGAGGTGAGGGAGACTGTCGGAGAAAAGGGAAAGGTGACGGAGAAGGACATCAACGGAATGAACTACTTGAAACTGGTCATCAAGGAGACTCTGAGGCTGCACCCTCCTGTTCCTCTGCTGCTCCCCCGAGAGTGCCGGGAGACGTGCGAGGTTCTTGGTTACCAGATACCAGAGAAGACAAGAGTATTCGTGAACGTTTGGGCCTTGGGAAGGGATCCTCGATACTGGGACAGTCCCACTGAGTTTGAGCCAGAGAGATTCGAGAGCAGGAATTCCATGGTCGACTTCAAGGGAACCAACTTTGAGTTCTTACCTTTCGGGGCAGGCAGGAGGATATGCCCAGGGATGTCATTTGGTTTGAAGAGCATAGAGCTTTCCCTGGCTAGCCTTCTCTACAACTTTGATTGGGAGCTCCCATCGGGAAATGAAGGGATGCCCCAGGAGTTGGACATGAGCGAGACCTTCTCGATTACGTGCCGGAGGAAGTCGGACCTCTGCCTACGTGCCATCCCTCGTATTCCTTTCTCCATGACTTGA